The Intrasporangium calvum DSM 43043 sequence GGAGGCGATGCACAGCGCCGTGGGGTTTTGGTCCCACGCGAGCCGACTGTTCGGATAGATGAAGAAGAGGTCCACGCGGTCGAGCTTCGACTCGTCGAGGAGCGGCTCGGCGGCCGCGGTGCACCTGCGCTCGGCGAGGTTGCCCGCCTCGTCATCGCCCGGGAACGGCTCGTCCCCCAGGTCGACCGTCGTGATGAGCTGCATCTCGTGCTCGGCCCCGCAGCTGGCCAGGGACGCCCAGTCGAGGGAGGCCGGGCTGATCCCGGAGAAGCAGTCGCCGGGCCGCAGCTCGTCGATCGTGACCCGACCGGCGGTCGCCGGGGGCGCGCTCGGAGTGGCCGCCACGGGCTCGCTGTCGTCGGACCAGAGCAACGCGGCGGCGACGATGAGACCCCAGAGGAGGATGCCGACCGAGCCGAGGACGATGCCGGAGATCGCCATGCCGCGTCCACGCTGGGACTGGCCCGCTCGGGACCGGCGGCGCAGCTGTCGCAGCGCGATGACGCCGAGCACGACGGCGATGACGGGCGCGACCGGGATGAAGCCGGCCAGACCGCACAGAAGGGCCGCGATGGCGAACCTGTTTGCGCCGGCTGCCTCGGGCCCGAACGAGTAGGGGGACGGCACCGCGCTCGACCCCGGCGGGGGTGGGGGCAGGAGAGGTCCGCCGCTCGGCGGTGGCGGCAGGGTCACCGAAGGGCCTGCACGACGATCGCCGTCACGTTGTCGCGACCGCCGGCCTCGACGGCGCGCCGAACCAGCTCCGTCGCCGCCGCCTCTGCGTCCGGGGCCGCGGCGAGGACCGCCTCGATCTCGTCCCGCGTCAGCTCGTTCGACAGGCCGTCGGAACAGATGACGAAGGACTCGCCCTGGTGCGGCGGGAGGACCCAGGTGTCGACGTCCCCCATCGGCTCGCGCCCGAGCGACCGGGTGATGATGTTGCGGCTCGGGTGGCGCTGGGCCTGCTCCTCGGTGATGAGGCCACGCTGGACGAGCTCCCACACCTCGGAGTGGTCCACCGTGACCTGGGACAGCTGGTCGTCGACCATCCGGTAGACCCGGGAGTCGCCGATGTTGAAGACGACCCACTGCTTCGACCCGTCCACCGACGCCAGGGCCAGGCCGGCCACGGTGGTCCCCATGCCCGCCTGCTCGGGGTGGTTGGCGGCCGACTCGAGAATCCGACGGTTGGCCTCACCGAGCTGCTCGACGATGTCGTGCGGTTGCAGCGTCGGGTGCTCCGCGAGCTCGACGACCGAGTCCGCGGCGATGGCGCTCGCCACCTCGCCGGCCGCGTGCCCGCCCATGCCGTCGGCGACGACGAAGATCGTCCCGGCCGCTCGGGCGCAGTCCTCGTTGTGCTGTCGGACCCGGCCGACGTCAGTCGCGACGCCCACCGAGATCGCCGACTGGTCGGTCGTCATGCCGCCGGCTCCCCTGCGACGGCCGCCACCACGACGCCGACGACCAACCCGACGAGGTCACCGGCCGGTGCGGCCGCGGGGGGGCGAGTCGGCAGGCCGCCGCGGGTCTCGATGGCCACGGAGGGCGGCCCGGGGAAGGCCAGGCTCGGGAGGGCCAGGGTGCTCATCGATGTCCTTTCGTCACTCCGGTCGTCGGTCGGGCTCGTGCCCGGGGGGAGCCGGAGTCCACAGCGGCGCGGCAAGTCAATCAAAGTCGCGCCCCCGTGTCAGGTCACGGGGTCGTGCGGCGCTCACGACCGCTCGGCCCGGTCGCCCGTCAGTCGCGCCGGGCCCACCACTCCAGGAGCTTCTCGCGGGCCGCGTCCTTGCCGATGAGGCCCTCGTCGAGGCGAACCCCCAGGAGGAACTGATAGGCCTCGCCGAGAACCGGCCCCGGCTTGATCGCGAGCGCCGCGGCGATCTCGTTGCCGTTCAGCTCGGGCCGGATGGCAGCCAGCTCCTCCTCCTCGGCGAGGCGCTCGATGCGCCGCTCGAGGTCGTCGTAGGCGCGGGAGAGCCGCTCGGCCTTCCGGACGTTGCGGGTCGTGCTGTCGGAGCGGGTGAGCCGGTGGAGGCGGGGCAGCAGCGGGCCCGCGTCGGTGACATAGCGTCGCACCGCCGAGTCGGTCCACTGCCCCTCGCCGTAGCCGTGGAAGCGCAGGTGCAGCTCGACGAGCCTGGCGACCGCCTTGAGGGTGTCCTTGTCGTAGCGCATCGCCTTGAGCCGCCGGGCCGCCATCCGCGCCCCGACGAGCTCGTGGTGGTGGAACGAGACCCCCCCGCCCGGCTCGAACCGCCGCGTCGCCGGCTTGCCGATGTCGTGCAGGAGCGAGGCGAGGCGGAGCACGAGGTCGGGTCCGGGCACCTGGTCCTCCGGGGCGCCGGGCGGTCCCTCGAGGTCGATCGCCTGCTCGAGCACGGTCAGCGAGTGCTCGTAGACGTCCTTGTGGCGGTGGTGCTCGTCGACCTCGAGACGCAGCGCCGGCAGCTCGGGCAGGAACTCGTCGGCGAGCCCGGTGTCGACGAGCAGGGTCAGGCCCGGGCGGGGCGCCGGGGACAGGAGCAGCTTGGTGAACTCGTCACGGATCCGCTCGGCCGAGATGATCGCGAGGGTGCCGGCCCGCTCGGTCATCGCCGCGCGCACCTCGACGGCGACCTCGAAGCCGAGCTGGGAGGCGAAGCGGGCCGCCCGCATCATCCGCAGCGGGTCGTCGGCGAAGGACTCCTCCGGCGGTGCGGGCGTCATCAGCCGGCGCGCCGCGAGATCGGCGAGGCCGTCGTGGACGTCGACGAACTCGAGGCTCGGCAGCCGGATCGCCATGGCGTTGACGGTGAAGTCGCGGCGGACCAGGTCCCCCTCGAGGGTGTCGCCGAACATCACCTCGGGTCTGCGGCTCGTGCGGTCGTACGTGTCGGCCCGGTAGCTCGTGATCTCGATGTGGTGGTCGCCCTTGCGCAGCCCGATCGTGCCGAACTCGCGCCCGATGTCCCAGTGGGCGTCCGCCCAGCCGACGACGGCCGCGAGGATCGCGTCGGTGCTCGCGTTCGTCGTGAAGTCGAGGTCCGGGGAGATCCGCCCGAGGAACGCGTCGCGCACCGGGCCGCCGACCAGGGCGAGCTCGTGCCCGCGGTCCGCGAAGCGCTGCCCGAGCTCCTGGAGCAGCGGCAGCACGGGCGCGAGCTGGGCGACCGCGCCGCGCAGGAGCGGCAGGTGCGTCGGGTCGGGGGTGGTCGCGGTGGGACGGTCAGGCACGGGGACCAGCCTAGGTGAGCCCGAAGCCGCGCTCTCCACCACGAAGACGATGCCGTATGCCGCTGAGCTCCTCCCGGACGCCCGGAACCTCCCAGCCCTCCCGTCCACCCCTCCCTCCCCACACCCGGCCACCCGTCCACCGGGCGCCGGGCAGCGACCGAGCCCAGCGGCATACGGCACGGGGGTGTGCGGGCACGACGGTCACCCCGCACCTGACGCCGGGGCACGAAGTGGGCCGCTTGGTTATGGTGGCGACATGACCGCGCAAGCCGCCCCGAGCTCCCAGCCGGGGAGGCGCCTGCCTGCGGTCGAGGAGCGTTCTGCCGGGGGGATCGTCGTCGACATCCAGGACGGCTGCGCCCTCATTGCGATCATCGCCCGGCGCAACCGCGCGGGCCGCATCGAGTGGTGCCTGCCCAAGGGCCACGTCGAGCCCGGCGAGACGCTCGTCGAGACGGCGGCACGGGAGGTCGCCGAGGAGACGGGCATCGTCGGACGGGTGCTCATCGAGCTCGGCACGATCGACTACTGGTTCGCGACGTCGACGAAGCGCGTGCACAAGTACGTCCACCACTACCTCCTCGAGGCCCTCGGTGGCGAGCTGTCCATCGAGAACGATCCCGACCGGGAGGCCATCGACGTCGCCTGGATGCGCCTCGACGAGGTCCATCGCCAGCTCACCTTCCCCAACGAGCGTCGCATCGCGCAGGCGGCGTGGAACCGGCTGGCAGGCACGGCGTGACCTCGACCCGGCCATGGCGCGCCGCACTGCGGTCGGTCGCCCTGACGACCCTGCTCGGCCTCACCATCGCCCCGGCGGCCCAGTCCCTGCCCGCGGAGCCGGACGCCGGCCTCGCCGCGTCGTCGACGAGCAGGGCGGCGAGCGCACCGACCGTCGAGGCTGACGACGAGCGGGCCCTGATCACCCTGACCGGCGTGTCCCCGACCGTTCTCGACGGGCGGGGCGACACGAGGATCACCGGGACCGTGACCGCCCCGATGTCCGGGCCGCTCGTCGGCGCCCGCGTCGACCTCGTGCTCGGGTCGCGACCCCTCACCGTGCGGACCGACATCGACCGGTGGGTCAAGGACCGTGGTCCGGCCTCGGGACGGGTCGCCGCCCAGACCTCTCAGCCGCTGCCGGAGGTGCCGGCCGGGCAGACCGCGCCGTTCACCGTCGACCTCGAGGAGTGGCGGGTCGCCACGGACGGTGCGTTCGCTGCGCTGCCGGTCGCCGTGGAGGTCTACCAGCGTGGGGCCAGCACTCCCATCGGGACGACGCGCACCTTCCTGGCCTGGAACACCCGGGTCGAGTTCGAGCCCCTCCAGATCGCCCTCGCCGTCCCCGTGACGCTCGACCCGGACGTCAAGCTCTTCTCCCGGGACG is a genomic window containing:
- a CDS encoding DUF4190 domain-containing protein, with translation MPSPYSFGPEAAGANRFAIAALLCGLAGFIPVAPVIAVVLGVIALRQLRRRSRAGQSQRGRGMAISGIVLGSVGILLWGLIVAAALLWSDDSEPVAATPSAPPATAGRVTIDELRPGDCFSGISPASLDWASLASCGAEHEMQLITTVDLGDEPFPGDDEAGNLAERRCTAAAEPLLDESKLDRVDLFFIYPNSRLAWDQNPTALCIASSIDGVLLHSVLK
- a CDS encoding PP2C family protein-serine/threonine phosphatase, with amino-acid sequence MTTDQSAISVGVATDVGRVRQHNEDCARAAGTIFVVADGMGGHAAGEVASAIAADSVVELAEHPTLQPHDIVEQLGEANRRILESAANHPEQAGMGTTVAGLALASVDGSKQWVVFNIGDSRVYRMVDDQLSQVTVDHSEVWELVQRGLITEEQAQRHPSRNIITRSLGREPMGDVDTWVLPPHQGESFVICSDGLSNELTRDEIEAVLAAAPDAEAAATELVRRAVEAGGRDNVTAIVVQALR
- a CDS encoding CCA tRNA nucleotidyltransferase; translated protein: MPDRPTATTPDPTHLPLLRGAVAQLAPVLPLLQELGQRFADRGHELALVGGPVRDAFLGRISPDLDFTTNASTDAILAAVVGWADAHWDIGREFGTIGLRKGDHHIEITSYRADTYDRTSRRPEVMFGDTLEGDLVRRDFTVNAMAIRLPSLEFVDVHDGLADLAARRLMTPAPPEESFADDPLRMMRAARFASQLGFEVAVEVRAAMTERAGTLAIISAERIRDEFTKLLLSPAPRPGLTLLVDTGLADEFLPELPALRLEVDEHHRHKDVYEHSLTVLEQAIDLEGPPGAPEDQVPGPDLVLRLASLLHDIGKPATRRFEPGGGVSFHHHELVGARMAARRLKAMRYDKDTLKAVARLVELHLRFHGYGEGQWTDSAVRRYVTDAGPLLPRLHRLTRSDSTTRNVRKAERLSRAYDDLERRIERLAEEEELAAIRPELNGNEIAAALAIKPGPVLGEAYQFLLGVRLDEGLIGKDAAREKLLEWWARRD
- a CDS encoding NUDIX hydrolase codes for the protein MTAQAAPSSQPGRRLPAVEERSAGGIVVDIQDGCALIAIIARRNRAGRIEWCLPKGHVEPGETLVETAAREVAEETGIVGRVLIELGTIDYWFATSTKRVHKYVHHYLLEALGGELSIENDPDREAIDVAWMRLDEVHRQLTFPNERRIAQAAWNRLAGTA